In the Deinococcus arcticus genome, one interval contains:
- a CDS encoding Ig-like domain-containing protein, giving the protein MALLSLLAVLATASPAPVTPRPQVMCPGVLRPALDVIVKNERGQVLSQFGWPVTDAGWLQVKKTGERYTVTINRRWYQPQTIPNIKVVQDDCGPAKPTRVVARLQPVPGAPVIREFRIVNVNSDNLMVVGYWPYFQRYTTFLDAPGSVNREVVWTSSRPDVATIDQIGLLRSVCNREPERTTITATLKADPTQVSSTVFGRGGGGMVCPRGAVDR; this is encoded by the coding sequence ATGGCCCTGCTCTCTCTCCTCGCCGTGTTGGCCACTGCGTCGCCCGCCCCGGTCACGCCACGGCCTCAAGTGATGTGCCCCGGCGTGCTGCGTCCAGCCCTGGACGTGATCGTCAAAAACGAACGGGGTCAGGTGCTCAGCCAGTTCGGCTGGCCCGTCACGGACGCCGGGTGGCTGCAGGTGAAGAAGACCGGTGAGCGCTACACCGTGACGATCAACCGCCGCTGGTATCAGCCGCAGACCATCCCGAACATCAAGGTGGTGCAAGACGACTGCGGGCCGGCGAAGCCCACGCGGGTCGTCGCGCGCCTTCAACCGGTGCCTGGCGCGCCCGTCATTCGGGAGTTCCGCATCGTCAACGTGAATTCGGACAACCTGATGGTCGTGGGGTATTGGCCATACTTCCAGCGGTACACGACCTTCCTGGACGCCCCGGGCAGCGTGAACCGCGAGGTGGTGTGGACGAGCAGCCGACCTGACGTCGCCACCATTGACCAGATCGGCCTGCTGCGCTCCGTCTGCAACCGTGAACCGGAGCGCACGACGATCACGGCCACACTCAAAGCGGACCCGACTCAGGTCTCCAGCACTGTCTTTGGCCGAGGTGGTGGGGGGATGGTATGCCCACGAGGTGCGGTTGATCGCTAA
- a CDS encoding DUF2726 domain-containing protein, with product MSIVLLIIGVLVFSVLVGWLSAQGKSSGGRARSVPTSLPVQAKRYFFARSERALYDLLIQTLAGSPYQVFPNVRLNDLFLIKEKGTAHQATLGRLRDKHVDFVIVDAGQDFRPIVAIELDGASHEAAAQKYRDQVKDVIFRSGGLPLLRLKTSDTHSVASLKVLLAPYVGQQRPARAR from the coding sequence GTGTCCATCGTCCTGCTGATCATCGGTGTCCTGGTGTTTTCCGTCCTGGTGGGCTGGCTGTCCGCCCAGGGGAAGTCATCTGGAGGCCGTGCCCGGTCCGTCCCAACCAGTCTGCCTGTCCAGGCCAAGCGTTACTTCTTCGCCCGCAGTGAACGGGCCCTGTACGACCTCCTGATCCAGACGCTTGCTGGCTCGCCCTATCAGGTCTTTCCCAACGTGCGCCTGAACGACCTCTTCCTGATCAAGGAAAAGGGCACAGCCCACCAGGCCACGCTGGGCCGGCTGCGGGACAAGCACGTGGATTTCGTGATCGTGGACGCTGGGCAGGATTTCCGCCCCATTGTGGCCATCGAACTGGATGGAGCCAGCCACGAAGCCGCCGCACAGAAGTACCGCGACCAGGTCAAGGACGTCATCTTCCGCAGCGGCGGCCTGCCTTTGCTGCGCCTCAAAACCAGCGATACACACTCAGTGGCCAGTTTGAAGGTGCTGCTTGCGCCCTACGTAGGGCAGCAAAGGCCCGCTCGAGCACGCTGA
- a CDS encoding DUF4158 domain-containing protein translates to MLTQAQREQFTRFPLLDERMLSRYYLLNEEDLRLVRGRRRDFNKLGYAVQLTVLRHLGRALRPGETPPEEVLASLAEQLRVDPACYAQYAVREPTRFEHFSDLCQRLGYVELSRHLNHEVRDWLIPLAVVTDPPFGLMSALMDELRRRRILVPRFTVLERLVHSARLRADQHAYGLLNLPLKGDFAVKVDALLSPQGDESISRFAWLGRPIGAPKAKHVLALLDRLAFVGTFPVQSNLRAFLPQSRLEHLAEEARRLSASHLADFEPGRRRATLMAYLFDLSETLTDAVLDMHDRVMVALVREGEREAAKAFGQKGPPLVERLGTFKSVCAAVIAAREQGTNPYQAIEAVVNWQQLVQTVREKETFRPEQLDPLHHAVKGYAKVRSYAPGCSRRSPSRRRVKPLHWSRH, encoded by the coding sequence TTGCTGACCCAGGCCCAGCGTGAGCAGTTCACCCGTTTTCCCCTCCTTGACGAGCGGATGCTCTCCCGGTACTACCTGCTGAATGAAGAGGACCTGCGCCTGGTACGGGGGCGGAGACGGGACTTCAACAAGCTGGGGTACGCGGTCCAGCTCACCGTGCTGCGGCACCTCGGGCGCGCCTTGCGCCCGGGAGAGACGCCACCGGAAGAGGTTCTGGCTTCCCTCGCCGAGCAACTGCGGGTGGACCCTGCGTGCTATGCACAGTACGCTGTTCGTGAGCCGACACGCTTTGAGCACTTCTCCGACCTTTGCCAGCGGCTCGGGTACGTCGAGCTGTCGCGGCACCTGAACCACGAGGTGCGGGACTGGCTGATACCACTGGCGGTCGTGACCGACCCGCCCTTCGGGCTGATGAGCGCCCTGATGGACGAGTTGCGGCGGCGGCGTATTCTGGTGCCGCGCTTCACAGTCCTCGAACGCTTGGTCCACTCCGCACGGCTCCGTGCCGACCAGCACGCCTACGGCCTCCTGAACCTGCCGCTGAAAGGCGATTTCGCCGTGAAGGTGGATGCCTTGCTCTCCCCGCAGGGGGATGAGTCCATTTCGCGTTTCGCCTGGCTAGGGCGACCCATTGGCGCTCCGAAAGCCAAGCACGTTCTAGCCCTGCTTGACCGGTTGGCCTTCGTGGGGACCTTCCCCGTGCAGAGCAACTTGCGCGCCTTTCTGCCCCAGAGCCGCCTGGAACACTTGGCAGAGGAGGCGAGGCGGCTTAGCGCCTCGCACCTAGCAGATTTTGAGCCGGGACGGCGCCGCGCAACCTTGATGGCCTACCTCTTCGACCTGTCCGAGACCTTGACCGATGCGGTGCTCGACATGCACGACCGCGTGATGGTGGCGCTGGTCAGGGAAGGCGAGCGGGAAGCCGCCAAGGCGTTCGGGCAGAAAGGGCCCCCACTGGTCGAGCGGTTAGGGACCTTTAAGTCGGTCTGCGCGGCGGTGATCGCCGCGCGGGAGCAGGGCACCAACCCCTACCAGGCCATCGAGGCGGTCGTGAATTGGCAACAGCTCGTCCAGACGGTGCGGGAGAAGGAAACGTTCCGCCCTGAACAGCTTGACCCCCTGCACCACGCCGTGAAGGGCTACGCGAAGGTGCGAAGCTACGCCCCCGGTTGCTCGCGGCGTTCACCTTCCAGGCGGAGGGTAAAGCCGCTCCACTGGTCGAGGCACTGA
- a CDS encoding methyltransferase family protein, with product MTSSEHRWNARGEGYVAAQVLVLAGILVLPLLRPRQGTPRGLRVAGTALILAGGTLTGWSGLRLGPNLTPLPEPQVDGQLVQTGPYTLVRHPIYSGLLLASLGWALAHGHRGALGLSGGLAFLFDLKALDEERRLTRHFPEYPAYRQRVRRFLPGVY from the coding sequence ATGACCTCATCCGAACACCGCTGGAACGCGCGTGGAGAAGGGTACGTGGCGGCACAGGTGCTCGTGCTCGCCGGAATCTTGGTTCTGCCGCTGCTGCGGCCTCGCCAGGGAACACCACGAGGGCTGCGGGTCGCAGGCACCGCCCTGATACTGGCCGGAGGCACCCTGACGGGCTGGAGTGGGTTGCGCCTGGGCCCCAATCTCACGCCCCTCCCTGAACCACAGGTGGATGGGCAACTCGTGCAGACTGGCCCCTACACCTTGGTCCGCCACCCGATCTACAGCGGCCTGCTCCTGGCCTCGCTGGGTTGGGCGCTCGCTCACGGGCACCGGGGCGCGTTGGGGCTGAGCGGCGGGCTCGCGTTCCTGTTTGACCTTAAGGCCCTGGACGAGGAACGCCGCCTGACGCGGCACTTCCCGGAGTATCCGGCCTACCGGCAGCGCGTTCGCCGATTTCTCCCCGGCGTGTATTGA